A region from the Peromyscus leucopus breed LL Stock chromosome 9, UCI_PerLeu_2.1, whole genome shotgun sequence genome encodes:
- the LOC114680722 gene encoding non-histone chromosomal protein HMG-14-like — protein MPKRKVSGDRAAKAEPKRHSVRLSAKPAPAKVDVKLKKAAGKDKPSDKKVQTKGKRGAKGKQVEVADQQTTDVPAENGEAENQSPASEVEEKEAKSD, from the coding sequence ATGCCCAAGAGGAAGGTTAGCGGGGACAGAGCAGCGAAGGCAGAGCCCAAGCGGCACTCGGTGAGGCTGTCGGCCAAGCCCGCCCCTGCCAAGGTGGACGTGAAGCTGAAGAAAGCCGCGGGAAAGGATAAACCATCAGACAAAAAAGtgcaaacaaaagggaagaggggagcaaaGGGCAAACAGGTGGAGGTGGCTGACCAGCAAACCACAGATGTGCCTGCAGaaaatggagaggctgagaaccagagtccagcctctgaagtcgaagagaaagaagccaagtcCGACTAA